A genomic stretch from Verrucomicrobiota bacterium includes:
- a CDS encoding DUF362 domain-containing protein, producing the protein MAATPIVSLHDLNAGYPQTIEDGLRETGFFDQLPAGAPVFLKPNLTFPVYRPGVMTSFECLKAVTTLLIGKGYPVIIGEADSGGYNRFSIDEVFKGMGIDKLAQETGARLVNLSFTEPEWLEVRAGFRRSPSAFRFHQSLARQVALKKSARRLAGRPALARACGMRPVFGLRPPGGQRTDAPRHFISHRRRRDIFVDHPATKNHKLRRSDIGNMPLLNGAFSKWDLQATKIPHLRRRGLFAYGFLFEFSRKAIGEGRSTSAAEPVMA; encoded by the coding sequence GTGGCTGCCACACCAATAGTTTCACTCCACGATCTCAACGCCGGCTACCCGCAAACGATTGAAGATGGTCTTCGAGAAACGGGCTTCTTTGATCAGCTGCCCGCGGGCGCTCCCGTTTTTCTGAAACCGAATCTGACGTTTCCGGTTTATCGCCCGGGCGTGATGACCTCGTTCGAATGTCTCAAGGCGGTCACCACGCTGCTGATCGGCAAGGGTTATCCCGTCATCATCGGCGAAGCGGACAGCGGCGGTTACAACCGCTTTTCCATCGACGAAGTTTTCAAAGGGATGGGCATTGATAAACTGGCGCAGGAGACCGGCGCGCGACTGGTCAATCTGAGTTTCACCGAACCGGAGTGGCTGGAAGTGCGGGCGGGTTTCCGCCGCAGCCCCTCCGCGTTCCGCTTCCATCAGAGTTTGGCGCGACAAGTTGCCTTGAAAAAATCCGCCCGGAGGTTGGCAGGGCGTCCCGCGCTTGCGCGCGCTTGCGGGATGCGCCCCGTCTTTGGTCTGCGGCCGCCCGGCGGGCAGAGGACTGACGCGCCCCGTCATTTCATTTCGCATCGCCGCCGGCGCGACATATTTGTAGATCATCCGGCTACAAAAAATCACAAGCTCCGTCGGAGCGACATCGGGAATATGCCGCTCCTGAACGGAGCTTTCAGCAAATGGGATTTGCAGGCTACAAAGATTCCGCACCTACGGCGCCGCGGCTTGTTTGCTTACGGTTTCCTTTTTGAGTTTTCGCGCAAAGCCATCGGTGAAGGTCGTTCCACTTCCGCGGCTGAACCGGTCATGGCCTGA
- a CDS encoding DUF2442 domain-containing protein produces the protein MVRIETAQPLTGYRLKVRFNDGLEGIYPVEPERRGGVFLKLLEAKTFNAVTINPDFGCVEWPGGIDLCPDTMHQAMTGSAAEVERPSPMALRENSKRKP, from the coding sequence ATGGTTCGGATTGAAACAGCGCAACCGCTCACCGGCTATCGTTTGAAAGTCCGGTTCAACGATGGTCTCGAAGGGATTTATCCGGTCGAGCCGGAGCGACGCGGCGGGGTGTTCCTGAAATTGCTGGAGGCAAAAACCTTCAACGCCGTCACCATCAACCCCGACTTCGGCTGTGTGGAATGGCCCGGCGGCATTGATCTTTGCCCGGACACGATGCATCAGGCCATGACCGGTTCAGCCGCGGAAGTGGAACGACCTTCACCGATGGCTTTGCGCGAAAACTCAAAAAGGAAACCGTAA
- a CDS encoding glycosyltransferase, which yields MKPKLLVVELWGVGDLAIATPFLRAACEKYDVTVLAKPYAHDLQKRFWPGVRVISFVAPWTAFKHKYRLFAWPWLEILRLGRTLVRERFDVGLSARWDPRDHLLLVLARVRRRIGFSRAWSRIFLNQPAERPAPKAHRYEYWHALANALDLEVPQRQNIPMPPARQGYLLVHTGAAQPVRVWPLERFRNLTLRLRERGFAVQVACDVNQREWWLAVGETNIATPETVTELLNLTDAAGAFIGNDSGPGHLAAFNGVPTFTVFGPQLPEWFAPLHPASEWCEGRPCVHKPCSDYCQFPVPHCLWDLSEQSVRPRIDEFVARHRGSLQRESAPIEHIRWVEPETPQPVPAGEPLRVLHVHNSADIYGASRSLVRLIKTIDRRRFKPLVVVPEEGLLKAMIEAQGVEVLVHPRLSIVTRQVFGSWRIVPFLLNYPLSVLYLWRLIRRRGIDLVHTNTGVVLSPALAARLAGVPHMWHVRDWFQEFRNVWPAFSWYVRTLSQKVIAVSHAVAGQFEPRDNVVVIHNGFSLEEFQVPRERLRGEFRARYGLDGEFVVGCVGRIKLVRKGQEVLVRATALLKKRGLDIKALIVGAPFPGNESHLTQLQELVGELGIADRVVFTGELADARAAYAAMDVYAMTSAQPEPFGGVVMEAMSMGLPVIATNIGGSLDQVVGGVTGEFVPPDDATSLADGIERMMRKPELRQQMGSAARERIASQFSLPEMVHKIEHLFEESAAVRKN from the coding sequence GTGAAACCGAAGCTATTAGTCGTGGAACTGTGGGGCGTCGGTGATCTGGCCATCGCCACGCCATTTCTGCGCGCCGCGTGCGAGAAATACGACGTGACGGTGCTGGCCAAACCGTACGCGCATGATTTGCAGAAACGTTTCTGGCCGGGCGTGCGAGTCATCTCCTTCGTCGCGCCGTGGACGGCGTTCAAACATAAATACCGTCTATTCGCCTGGCCCTGGCTGGAAATTCTGCGGTTGGGTCGCACGCTGGTGCGGGAGCGGTTTGATGTCGGGCTGTCCGCCCGCTGGGACCCGCGCGACCACCTGCTGCTGGTGCTGGCCCGGGTGCGGCGACGCATCGGATTCTCGCGGGCGTGGAGCCGGATTTTTTTGAATCAGCCCGCGGAGCGACCGGCTCCCAAGGCCCACCGTTACGAATACTGGCACGCCCTGGCCAACGCGTTGGATCTCGAAGTGCCCCAACGGCAGAACATTCCCATGCCGCCCGCCCGGCAGGGTTACCTCCTGGTGCACACAGGCGCCGCTCAACCCGTGCGGGTGTGGCCGTTGGAGCGATTTCGCAATCTGACGCTTCGGTTGCGCGAGCGCGGTTTTGCCGTGCAAGTGGCGTGCGATGTGAACCAACGCGAGTGGTGGCTCGCCGTGGGCGAGACAAATATTGCCACGCCCGAGACGGTCACGGAGCTGCTCAACCTGACCGATGCCGCCGGGGCGTTCATTGGGAACGATTCCGGCCCCGGCCATCTGGCCGCCTTCAACGGCGTGCCGACCTTTACGGTTTTTGGCCCGCAATTGCCCGAATGGTTTGCGCCGCTCCACCCGGCCTCCGAGTGGTGCGAGGGGCGGCCTTGTGTTCACAAGCCCTGTTCGGACTACTGCCAGTTTCCCGTGCCCCACTGCCTCTGGGATTTGAGCGAGCAATCCGTCCGGCCTCGAATCGATGAATTTGTTGCGCGGCATCGCGGTTCGTTACAACGGGAGTCGGCCCCCATCGAGCACATACGCTGGGTCGAGCCCGAAACTCCTCAGCCGGTGCCGGCGGGTGAGCCACTTCGCGTGCTGCACGTTCACAACAGCGCGGACATTTATGGCGCGAGCCGATCGCTCGTGCGGTTGATCAAGACGATTGATCGCCGCCGGTTCAAGCCGTTGGTGGTCGTGCCGGAAGAGGGTCTGTTGAAAGCGATGATTGAGGCTCAGGGTGTCGAGGTGCTGGTGCATCCCAGGTTGAGCATCGTCACGCGGCAGGTGTTTGGTTCCTGGCGGATTGTGCCCTTCCTGCTGAACTATCCTCTGTCCGTGCTGTATTTGTGGCGGTTGATCCGACGGCGTGGCATTGATCTGGTGCACACGAACACGGGCGTGGTTCTCTCGCCGGCGCTGGCGGCCCGGCTCGCGGGTGTGCCGCACATGTGGCATGTGCGCGACTGGTTCCAGGAATTTCGAAACGTCTGGCCCGCCTTCTCGTGGTATGTCCGGACCCTCTCGCAGAAAGTCATTGCCGTTTCCCATGCGGTGGCGGGTCAGTTTGAACCGCGCGACAACGTGGTGGTGATCCATAATGGATTTTCGCTGGAAGAATTCCAGGTGCCGCGAGAACGGCTGCGGGGAGAATTCCGCGCCCGCTACGGATTGGATGGAGAATTTGTGGTGGGATGTGTGGGGCGCATCAAGCTGGTGCGCAAAGGGCAGGAGGTGTTGGTGCGGGCGACGGCCCTGTTGAAAAAGCGTGGGCTGGACATCAAGGCCTTGATTGTCGGCGCGCCGTTTCCGGGCAACGAATCGCACCTGACGCAACTTCAAGAACTGGTTGGCGAACTTGGAATCGCGGATCGGGTGGTGTTCACGGGCGAACTGGCGGATGCCCGCGCGGCCTATGCCGCCATGGATGTGTACGCGATGACTTCGGCGCAACCCGAACCGTTCGGTGGCGTGGTGATGGAGGCGATGTCCATGGGACTGCCCGTCATCGCGACGAACATCGGCGGTTCGCTGGATCAGGTGGTGGGCGGCGTGACCGGGGAGTTTGTTCCGCCGGATGACGCGACCTCGCTGGCGGATGGCATTGAGCGAATGATGCGGAAGCCGGAATTGCGCCAGCAGATGGGGAGCGCCGCGAGGGAACGGATTGCCAGCCAGTTCTCGCTCCCGGAGATGGTCCACAAGATCGAGCACTTGTTCGAGGAGTCGGCAGCGGTGCGCAAAAACTAA
- a CDS encoding glycosyltransferase family 39 protein has translation MANAPNPQLQGAASRKSFWWVLLLGVALRLVAVNQPLIDAHLFRQTQTADATKSLIEEPGWHLSAKVSWKGDTGARLCLEFPLYNYLVMAVHVLTGNLDASGKLVSVALWGFSFWLLQGLWRRVLDDRQSFWANLLFVLSPLEVFFGQAFMPEMLVQSLAFGFLLAALRYMENPSLPRWIICAATGLLGLLVKAPEIAHWYLVLLALLFEKERWRCAWRPRYVMAAIISLLVIRQWSLFMAQVNHGGFAELASTKLLLGSIGPWWARFGLNHYRMIAQYLAILAFSITGMMVAALGLLEVLRSRTSRFALYWLGALALYYLIWAGPVSSGQSYYNLPALGPGCMLFGIGMVRFLTWLRDRWGENLPARFAKVAVLAVTLSLLAAGTLYLFRQDRVVYESALWTREHTNPDELVLFKWNHRPESVDYPHPCVFSYYAQRRVWVYTKQLSEVQRQRAVATSRWAVVTQPPPESEMSVIEKWRIRIRQGGKQLAPDNMDWLEQDAGFVRFYEGDGFTVYRKQS, from the coding sequence ATGGCGAACGCCCCCAATCCGCAATTACAAGGAGCCGCCTCCAGGAAAAGCTTCTGGTGGGTGTTGTTGTTGGGCGTTGCTCTGCGTCTGGTCGCGGTCAATCAACCGTTGATCGACGCGCATCTTTTTCGGCAGACCCAGACGGCAGACGCCACGAAGAGTTTGATTGAGGAACCAGGCTGGCATCTGAGCGCGAAGGTCAGTTGGAAGGGAGATACCGGTGCGCGCTTATGCCTGGAATTCCCGCTGTATAATTATCTGGTCATGGCGGTCCATGTCCTGACCGGCAATCTGGACGCAAGTGGCAAACTGGTTTCCGTGGCCTTGTGGGGATTTTCGTTTTGGCTGTTGCAAGGACTTTGGCGACGCGTGCTGGACGACCGGCAAAGTTTCTGGGCGAACCTGCTCTTTGTGCTTTCGCCGCTCGAAGTTTTCTTCGGCCAAGCCTTTATGCCGGAAATGTTGGTTCAGTCGCTGGCTTTCGGGTTCCTGCTGGCGGCGCTACGCTACATGGAAAACCCCTCGTTGCCGAGGTGGATCATTTGCGCCGCGACAGGGTTGCTTGGACTTCTAGTCAAAGCGCCGGAGATTGCGCATTGGTATTTGGTCTTGCTGGCGCTGCTCTTTGAGAAGGAGCGATGGAGATGCGCTTGGCGACCCCGCTATGTGATGGCAGCAATCATAAGTTTGTTGGTAATTAGGCAGTGGAGTCTGTTTATGGCCCAAGTTAACCACGGCGGGTTTGCCGAGCTGGCCTCCACCAAACTTTTGCTTGGATCAATCGGACCTTGGTGGGCGCGTTTCGGCCTCAATCACTACCGGATGATTGCGCAATACCTGGCCATATTGGCATTCTCAATAACGGGGATGATGGTCGCAGCGCTTGGTCTGTTGGAGGTGCTGCGAAGCAGGACTTCCCGCTTCGCACTATACTGGTTGGGAGCCTTGGCACTCTATTATCTGATTTGGGCCGGACCGGTCTCCAGCGGGCAAAGTTATTACAACCTGCCGGCCCTTGGCCCAGGCTGCATGTTGTTCGGCATCGGCATGGTGCGATTCTTGACCTGGTTACGAGACCGATGGGGTGAGAATCTGCCGGCTCGATTTGCAAAGGTCGCGGTGCTGGCCGTAACCCTTTCGCTTCTCGCGGCTGGAACGCTTTACTTGTTTCGACAAGACCGAGTTGTTTACGAGAGTGCCCTCTGGACAAGGGAGCACACCAATCCTGATGAGTTGGTTCTTTTCAAGTGGAATCATCGGCCTGAGTCGGTTGACTACCCGCATCCCTGCGTTTTCTCCTATTACGCGCAACGACGGGTCTGGGTTTACACGAAACAGCTTTCGGAAGTGCAGCGGCAACGTGCGGTGGCGACTTCGCGTTGGGCGGTGGTGACGCAGCCGCCTCCGGAATCCGAAATGTCGGTCATTGAAAAATGGCGGATACGAATCCGTCAGGGCGGGAAACAATTGGCCCCGGACAACATGGACTGGCTGGAACAGGACGCCGGCTTTGTCCGGTTTTACGAAGGCGACGGTTTCACGGTGTATCGCAAACAATCCTGA
- a CDS encoding class I SAM-dependent methyltransferase produces the protein MNWRHLRHVPWLDTRARFVARTPGGGALLDLGSSDGETLRHIAELRPDLRLFAADVAGRPEAYAPGCEFHRGDLEREKLPWPDRSVEAITCMHLVEHLENVTLLMQEAARLLKPGGRFYIETPHPKSLTLPSLRGKADIAFTLNFYDDPTHVKLVSVDVLAQEVQRVGLEVVDTGTSRNWLFAVSHLFYIFLPASRRKFTARVHWLGWSAYLIAQRPS, from the coding sequence ATGAATTGGCGCCATCTCCGTCATGTTCCCTGGCTTGACACCCGGGCGCGGTTTGTCGCGCGCACGCCGGGGGGAGGGGCTTTGCTGGACCTGGGTTCTTCGGATGGCGAAACGCTGCGGCACATCGCCGAACTGCGACCCGACTTGCGTTTGTTTGCCGCCGACGTGGCCGGGCGACCAGAAGCCTATGCGCCCGGCTGTGAGTTTCATCGCGGCGATTTGGAGCGGGAAAAACTGCCATGGCCGGACCGCTCCGTGGAAGCCATCACCTGCATGCATCTGGTCGAGCACTTGGAAAATGTGACCCTTTTGATGCAGGAAGCGGCGCGCTTGCTCAAGCCCGGCGGGCGATTCTATATTGAAACGCCGCATCCCAAGTCGCTCACTCTGCCGAGCCTGCGCGGGAAGGCCGATATCGCATTCACTTTGAATTTCTATGACGACCCGACGCACGTCAAACTCGTCTCAGTCGATGTCCTCGCGCAGGAGGTCCAACGAGTGGGACTGGAGGTGGTGGACACGGGAACTTCGCGGAATTGGTTGTTTGCGGTGTCGCACCTGTTCTATATTTTCCTGCCGGCCAGTCGCAGGAAATTTACGGCCCGGGTTCATTGGCTTGGCTGGTCGGCTTACTTGATTGCCCAACGCCCATCGTGA
- a CDS encoding DUF362 domain-containing protein, whose translation MAATPIVSLHDLSAGYPRTIEDGLRETGFFDQVPTGAPVFLKPNLTFPVYRPGVMTSFECLKTVTTLLIGKGYPVIIGEADSGGYNRFSIDEVFKGMGIDKLAQETGARLVNLSFTEPEWLEVRAGFRRLRVPVPKLLLHEVGAVITLPVPKIHMNTLVSMSIKNQWGCIQEPAERLKLHPYFAEVMYELNRRLPRAHSIVDGKYGLNRSGPMLGDPVELNWLLVANDLVAADRVCCRLMQIDEREVKYLNHFRERGWWSEFKDIRLRSDWGKFLKEKFHLQRALTDMPGLVCFNSSFLAWLGYRSPLAGFAHWLLYLFREPFYDYDKEKTKVRTDAR comes from the coding sequence GTGGCTGCCACACCCATAGTTTCACTCCACGATCTCAGCGCCGGATACCCGCGCACGATTGAGGATGGGCTTCGAGAAACGGGCTTCTTTGATCAGGTGCCCACGGGTGCTCCGGTTTTCCTGAAACCAAATCTGACGTTTCCGGTTTATCGCCCGGGGGTGATGACGTCTTTCGAATGTCTTAAGACCGTCACCACGCTGCTGATCGGCAAAGGTTATCCCGTCATCATTGGCGAAGCGGACAGCGGCGGCTACAACCGCTTTTCCATTGACGAAGTTTTCAAAGGGATGGGCATTGATAAACTGGCGCAGGAGACCGGTGCGCGGCTGGTCAATCTGAGTTTCACCGAGCCGGAATGGCTGGAAGTGCGGGCGGGTTTCCGCCGATTGCGCGTGCCCGTGCCGAAATTGCTGCTCCACGAGGTCGGTGCGGTCATCACGCTGCCCGTGCCGAAGATCCACATGAACACGCTGGTCTCGATGTCCATCAAGAACCAGTGGGGATGCATTCAGGAACCCGCCGAGCGACTCAAGCTGCACCCTTACTTCGCGGAGGTGATGTATGAACTGAATCGCCGCCTGCCCCGCGCCCACTCGATTGTCGATGGCAAGTACGGACTAAATCGCAGCGGCCCCATGCTGGGCGACCCGGTGGAATTGAACTGGCTGCTTGTCGCCAATGATCTCGTGGCCGCCGACCGCGTGTGCTGCCGGCTGATGCAGATTGACGAACGGGAAGTCAAATACCTCAATCACTTCCGGGAACGGGGCTGGTGGTCCGAGTTCAAGGACATCCGGCTGCGTTCTGATTGGGGGAAATTCTTGAAAGAGAAATTCCATCTTCAACGGGCATTGACGGACATGCCCGGCCTGGTGTGTTTCAACAGTTCGTTCCTCGCGTGGCTGGGTTATCGTTCGCCGCTGGCAGGGTTTGCGCATTGGTTGCTGTATCTGTTCAGAGAACCGTTTTACGATTACGACAAGGAGAAGACCAAGGTAAGGACCGACGCTCGGTAG
- a CDS encoding DUF4160 domain-containing protein: MPELSRFYGIIIRMFYGDHAPPHFHAVYHGEQVQINIETLMVMNGSMRRRALVLVLEWAALHRDELRQAWEQASHNQEPSKIQPLD; the protein is encoded by the coding sequence ATGCCTGAACTGAGCAGATTCTATGGCATCATCATTCGCATGTTTTACGGCGACCATGCGCCGCCACATTTTCATGCCGTCTATCATGGCGAGCAAGTTCAGATCAATATCGAAACCCTAATGGTCATGAATGGCTCAATGCGACGGCGGGCGCTGGTGCTAGTGCTGGAATGGGCCGCGTTGCACCGGGACGAACTCCGTCAGGCTTGGGAGCAGGCCAGCCATAATCAAGAGCCTTCCAAAATCCAGCCTTTGGACTAG
- a CDS encoding phenylacetate--CoA ligase family protein, translating to MNVEWLARLPAPLRRALYFGLQSAIGSRVWSAWREFLAWERLTPDQLNQAVEQKLDLVLTTAAKNSEYYRNLSLFRRSGESVQSWLRRFPTLSRTKLREHFSRLVSDTLRGEITSPESVSRRHYDWLIVKTGGTTGVPTTVAHDANARDWGRATRLYAARLCGFPFGTPYFRLWGSEQDLLGEQASIQQCILRGLLAEVPMNAFRSREVELRQHLDTIHAHPQIQHLMTYVDAAVSLATFIHDQNISPPSFKTIMACAGTVTPEFRRILETTFAAEVFDKFGSRECCDMACECSQHTGLHVFSPNVFLEIVDENGVECPPGKPGRILVTMLNNPGFPMIRYEVGDLGVWATPTPCPCGSPFPRLESLQGRQDDMLLTEDGTLQSSSFVRHFVGVSLNRQLIRDWQFEQTGRARFIFRYVAVKSEGLDENLHKLKESFQLVFGRSAEFEMQPVNAIPTTASGKMRWVINSYRKP from the coding sequence TTGAACGTTGAGTGGCTCGCCCGTCTGCCCGCGCCGTTGAGGCGGGCGCTGTATTTCGGACTCCAATCCGCGATCGGCTCGCGCGTCTGGTCCGCGTGGCGGGAATTCCTGGCGTGGGAGCGCTTGACGCCCGATCAATTGAATCAAGCTGTCGAACAAAAACTCGATCTGGTTCTTACCACCGCAGCGAAGAATTCGGAATATTATCGCAATCTGTCGCTCTTCCGGCGGTCAGGTGAGAGCGTGCAGAGTTGGCTGCGCCGATTCCCGACTCTCAGTCGAACAAAACTGCGGGAGCATTTTAGCCGGCTGGTGAGTGATACCTTGCGCGGTGAAATCACTTCGCCGGAAAGTGTTTCGCGCCGCCATTACGACTGGCTCATTGTCAAGACCGGCGGCACCACCGGCGTGCCGACGACCGTAGCGCACGACGCCAATGCCCGCGACTGGGGCCGGGCCACGCGCCTCTACGCCGCCCGGCTTTGCGGTTTTCCCTTCGGCACCCCGTACTTTCGCCTCTGGGGTTCGGAGCAGGATTTGCTCGGCGAACAGGCCAGCATTCAACAATGCATATTGCGCGGTTTGCTGGCCGAAGTGCCGATGAACGCTTTTCGCTCGCGCGAAGTCGAATTGCGCCAGCACCTCGACACGATCCATGCGCACCCGCAGATTCAACATTTGATGACCTATGTCGATGCAGCGGTCAGCCTGGCCACATTTATTCACGATCAAAATATTTCTCCGCCCAGTTTCAAAACCATCATGGCTTGCGCCGGCACCGTCACGCCCGAGTTCCGGCGAATTCTGGAAACCACCTTCGCCGCTGAAGTGTTCGACAAATTCGGTTCGCGCGAATGTTGCGACATGGCTTGCGAATGTTCCCAGCACACCGGCCTGCACGTGTTCTCGCCCAACGTGTTCCTTGAAATCGTGGACGAGAACGGCGTTGAATGTCCGCCGGGAAAACCGGGCCGCATTCTAGTCACGATGCTGAACAACCCGGGCTTCCCGATGATCCGCTACGAAGTGGGCGACCTCGGCGTGTGGGCGACACCAACCCCCTGCCCTTGCGGCTCGCCCTTTCCGCGACTCGAAAGTTTGCAAGGCCGCCAGGACGACATGCTGTTGACCGAAGACGGCACGCTGCAATCCTCGTCCTTCGTCCGGCATTTCGTAGGCGTCAGCTTGAATCGCCAATTGATTCGCGACTGGCAGTTTGAACAGACCGGGCGCGCGCGATTCATCTTTCGTTACGTCGCCGTTAAGTCGGAAGGACTCGATGAGAACCTGCATAAACTCAAGGAAAGCTTTCAACTCGTGTTTGGCCGGTCGGCCGAATTCGAGATGCAGCCAGTGAACGCAATCCCAACCACGGCATCGGGCAAGATGCGCTGGGTCATCAACAGCTACCGCAAACCGTAG
- a CDS encoding NAD-dependent epimerase, with protein MRILVTGAAGFIGFHVAKRLLASGEEVIGLDNLNDYYDVSLKRARLAQLEGRRAFRFQKVDIAERHLLADLFKTVRPQCVIHLAAQAGVRYSITNPHAYTDSNLTGFVNVLEGCRHNEVEHLVYASSSSVYGNSTQVPFSVAQNVDHPVSLYAATKKANELMAHTYSHLYRLPTTGLRLFTVYGPWGRPDMATFLFTKAILGGQPIDVFNEGKMTRDFTYVDDIAEAITRVVQRIPRGDPNWSAERSGPDSSPAPYRIYNLGNNQPVELLHLIETLERCLGKTAIKRMLPMQPGDVPATWANIDDLARDIGFAPNTPIEVGLRKFTEWYLDYYGS; from the coding sequence ATGAGAATTCTTGTCACCGGCGCCGCCGGATTTATCGGCTTCCATGTTGCAAAACGCCTGCTGGCCAGTGGCGAGGAAGTGATCGGCCTCGACAATCTCAACGATTACTACGATGTCAGTCTCAAGCGCGCGCGGTTGGCGCAACTCGAGGGAAGACGCGCGTTCCGATTTCAGAAAGTGGACATCGCCGAGCGGCATCTTCTCGCGGATCTGTTCAAGACGGTCCGACCTCAATGCGTCATTCATCTCGCGGCGCAAGCCGGCGTCCGTTATTCGATCACGAATCCGCACGCTTACACCGACAGCAATCTGACGGGATTTGTCAATGTCCTCGAAGGCTGCCGACACAATGAAGTCGAGCATCTGGTCTATGCTTCGTCGAGTTCGGTTTACGGGAACAGCACGCAGGTGCCATTTTCTGTCGCTCAAAATGTGGATCATCCGGTGAGTTTGTATGCCGCAACGAAGAAGGCGAACGAGTTGATGGCCCACACGTACAGTCATCTCTATCGCCTCCCGACCACCGGCCTTCGCCTCTTCACTGTGTATGGGCCGTGGGGCCGGCCCGACATGGCCACATTTCTCTTCACCAAGGCCATCCTCGGCGGGCAGCCGATTGACGTTTTCAACGAAGGCAAGATGACCCGCGACTTCACGTACGTCGATGACATCGCCGAAGCCATCACTCGTGTTGTTCAACGCATTCCGAGAGGCGATCCCAACTGGTCGGCTGAGCGCTCCGGTCCGGATAGCAGCCCGGCACCTTACAGGATTTACAATCTGGGCAACAACCAACCGGTCGAGCTGCTTCACCTCATTGAAACGCTTGAAAGGTGCCTCGGCAAAACTGCGATCAAGCGCATGTTGCCGATGCAACCGGGAGACGTGCCCGCAACGTGGGCGAATATTGATGACCTTGCGCGGGACATTGGTTTTGCACCGAATACGCCCATTGAGGTCGGTCTCCGCAAATTTACCGAGTGGTATCTCGATTACTACGGTTCTTGA